The Desmonostoc muscorum LEGE 12446 genome includes a region encoding these proteins:
- a CDS encoding tRNA-(ms[2]io[6]A)-hydroxylase — protein MLTQLPTINALKQPTSSAWIEQAIANLDIILLDHSHCERKAAGVALNFMFRYPSNTKMVRELTAIAREELEHFELVNQWLERRNIPLAPLPPPPYGAGLKAAVRPQEPQRFLDSLLVTGLIEARSHERLGLLAAHCPEPELAKFYRGLMASEARHYGIYWVLAATYFDKEIVMQRLDELATVESELLATLHPEPRIHS, from the coding sequence GTGCTTACTCAGTTACCGACTATCAACGCCCTGAAACAGCCCACGAGTTCTGCTTGGATCGAACAAGCGATTGCTAACTTAGATATCATCTTACTCGACCACTCCCACTGTGAACGCAAAGCGGCAGGGGTCGCCTTGAATTTTATGTTTCGCTACCCTTCCAATACTAAAATGGTACGCGAGCTCACAGCGATCGCCCGTGAAGAACTAGAACACTTTGAGCTAGTTAACCAATGGTTAGAACGGCGGAACATTCCCCTTGCTCCCCTACCACCACCTCCCTACGGCGCAGGTTTAAAAGCTGCTGTACGCCCCCAAGAACCCCAGCGATTTTTGGATTCCTTACTAGTCACTGGCTTAATAGAAGCTCGGAGTCATGAACGCCTGGGATTATTAGCTGCTCACTGTCCAGAGCCAGAATTAGCAAAATTTTATCGTGGACTGATGGCATCCGAAGCACGCCACTACGGTATATATTGGGTTTTAGCTGCTACTTATTTCGACAAAGAAATCGTCATGCAACGCCTTGATGAATTGGCAACCGTCGAAAGTGAGTTGCTGGCAACTTTGCATCCAGAACCTAGAATTCACAGTTAG
- a CDS encoding proton extrusion protein PcxA — protein MKKSFADRAELLYQKLKEYLRSPNRWFLDTPERSLLEAYQAAQRIKNIETEHFDGNKISSASGKYTENVMSYWQVYLDKNLTIIKIRLAEFTLSRTIIDISDSVLLEKLQVIDEVVEKYGIKNQLNNSQPLEISQRKINKQPNSSNINDIKTTSPFEKTGVFPGSIGRSINVIKGDFSPHAEENFARNYRLSRNRTRIALRFFLILILVPLLTQHLSKEFLVNPIVERMRGDNTTQIFINSDMEKEALHELQNFQAELRFEYLLNKSPQLSSEAVQEKIKDKAFEIAEQFRFKSNSSISNVIADLISLISFALVISLSKREIVVVKSFIDNIVYGLSDSAKAFLIILVTDIFVGFHSPHGWEIILEVLAEHLGLAANESAIYLFIATFPVMLNTIVKYWIFRYLSRLSPSALATLKEMDE, from the coding sequence ATGAAAAAGTCATTCGCAGACAGGGCAGAATTACTTTATCAAAAGCTGAAAGAATATTTGCGATCGCCCAACCGTTGGTTTTTAGATACACCAGAAAGGTCGCTTTTAGAAGCTTACCAAGCGGCTCAGAGAATTAAAAATATTGAAACTGAACATTTTGATGGGAATAAAATCTCTTCAGCTTCAGGAAAATATACTGAAAATGTCATGTCTTATTGGCAAGTATATCTTGATAAAAACTTAACTATTATCAAAATTAGACTGGCAGAATTCACACTGAGTCGGACAATTATCGATATCTCCGATTCTGTATTGCTAGAAAAATTGCAGGTTATTGATGAAGTTGTAGAAAAGTACGGCATCAAAAACCAACTTAATAATTCTCAACCCTTAGAAATTAGCCAGCGCAAAATCAACAAACAGCCAAACTCCTCTAACATCAATGATATTAAAACTACATCTCCCTTTGAAAAAACTGGAGTCTTTCCTGGGTCTATTGGCAGAAGCATTAATGTAATTAAAGGAGATTTTTCACCCCATGCAGAAGAAAATTTTGCCAGAAATTACCGATTGTCTAGAAATAGGACAAGAATTGCTCTCAGATTTTTTCTCATTCTAATTCTTGTACCTCTTTTAACTCAGCATTTATCTAAAGAATTTTTAGTAAATCCCATAGTAGAAAGAATGAGGGGAGACAATACAACTCAAATTTTCATCAATTCTGATATGGAAAAAGAGGCTCTCCATGAATTACAGAATTTTCAAGCAGAACTCAGGTTTGAATATCTACTGAATAAATCCCCACAACTATCATCAGAGGCAGTACAAGAAAAGATCAAAGACAAAGCATTTGAGATTGCTGAACAATTTCGCTTTAAAAGTAACAGCAGTATTAGTAATGTTATTGCCGACTTAATATCATTAATTTCTTTTGCCTTAGTTATCAGTCTGAGCAAAAGAGAAATTGTAGTTGTTAAGTCATTTATAGATAATATTGTCTATGGTCTTAGCGATAGTGCTAAGGCATTTTTAATTATTCTTGTTACAGATATATTTGTAGGATTCCACTCACCGCATGGGTGGGAGATTATTCTAGAAGTATTGGCAGAACATTTAGGTCTGGCAGCAAATGAGAGTGCAATATATTTATTTATTGCTACATTTCCTGTAATGTTAAATACCATCGTTAAATACTGGATATTCCGCTATCTCAGTCGTTTATCTCCGTCGGCATTAGCTACATTAAAAGAGATGGATGAATAA
- a CDS encoding VOC family protein has product MKLQLTHLRLLVSNYKDSFLFYRDLLKFDVDWGDENSGYAEFNTGHIKLGLFKQELMAEVVPRIDQPSYVANRDKIVLIFAVDNVDEVHKQVKDGNAIVVTQPIDRPDWGIRTAHFRDPDGNLIEVYSNLGILS; this is encoded by the coding sequence ATGAAGCTTCAGCTAACACACTTGAGACTGCTAGTCTCCAACTACAAAGATTCTTTTCTGTTCTACCGAGATCTGCTAAAATTTGATGTCGATTGGGGCGACGAAAATAGCGGATATGCTGAGTTTAATACTGGACATATCAAGCTCGGTTTGTTCAAACAAGAATTAATGGCCGAAGTAGTCCCAAGAATCGATCAGCCTTCGTATGTTGCCAATCGAGATAAAATTGTCTTGATTTTCGCAGTCGATAACGTGGATGAAGTCCATAAACAAGTCAAAGATGGTAATGCGATCGTTGTCACTCAACCAATAGATCGTCCAGATTGGGGAATCCGCACAGCTCATTTTCGCGATCCTGATGGCAATTTAATCGAAGTCTACAGCAACCTGGGAATTCTTAGTTAA
- a CDS encoding phosphate/phosphite/phosphonate ABC transporter substrate-binding protein, with the protein MFLRFPRRLFLFNLLGLTFASCQSRRPFQGTLTIGVLNYGGGEQIINQYAKFNSYLGEKTNSIIQLEPAFNENKAVERLDARAWSLVFAPPGLAAIAIARYQYVPLFPLIGINNLRSIFVVRKDSSISDLKQLQGQTVALGQLGSATGYYFPLYNLYGITLAEILFAPTPKAALELVAQGKASACAVSEAELSLYASQFSQTEFRILFKDPHYVPLGVVLIGPNVERNRQEFIRKVMSESPSGLAQEVGYVPNGQVPDYKYMISVVDRVSSIASNLQNKPVRLFESKPPTNP; encoded by the coding sequence ATGTTTTTGCGATTTCCCCGTCGTTTATTTCTGTTTAATCTACTAGGTTTGACATTTGCTAGTTGTCAATCAAGACGACCCTTTCAAGGCACATTGACTATTGGCGTTCTTAACTATGGTGGAGGCGAACAAATAATTAACCAATATGCTAAATTTAATAGTTACTTGGGTGAAAAAACCAACTCAATAATTCAGCTAGAGCCTGCTTTTAACGAAAATAAAGCAGTTGAGCGCCTTGATGCTCGTGCTTGGTCGTTGGTATTTGCTCCACCGGGTTTAGCGGCGATTGCGATCGCGCGGTACCAATATGTTCCTCTGTTTCCTTTAATAGGTATTAATAATTTGCGTTCAATTTTCGTTGTTCGCAAAGACAGTTCAATATCCGACTTAAAACAACTACAGGGTCAAACAGTGGCTTTGGGTCAGTTAGGTTCGGCAACAGGATATTACTTTCCACTTTACAACCTTTATGGTATAACACTGGCTGAAATATTGTTTGCACCGACACCAAAAGCAGCGCTGGAATTGGTAGCTCAAGGAAAAGCTAGCGCCTGTGCAGTTTCGGAGGCTGAATTGAGTCTCTACGCTTCACAGTTTAGTCAGACCGAGTTCCGCATACTTTTTAAAGACCCTCACTATGTACCATTAGGTGTGGTTTTGATTGGGCCGAATGTAGAACGTAACCGTCAAGAATTCATCCGCAAAGTAATGAGCGAGTCACCTTCAGGCTTAGCTCAAGAAGTTGGCTATGTCCCCAATGGACAAGTACCGGATTACAAATATATGATTTCTGTAGTCGATCGAGTCAGTTCAATTGCTTCTAATTTGCAAAATAAACCTGTGCGTTTATTTGAATCAAAACCGCCAACAAACCCTTAA
- a CDS encoding polyphosphate kinase 2 family protein, which produces MNHDAFIVPPGSKISLKKNYDPGYKTDFHVKTDAVMKLQADIERLANYQNILYAQNTYALLIIFQAMDAAGKDSTIKHVMSGVNPQGFQVFSFKQPSAEELDHDYLWRATKALPERGRIGIFNRSYYEEVLVVRVHPEMLKKQQLPKFPSGNQIWKQRFQEINNLEKYLVENGVIILKFFLNVSKSEQKKRFLQRIESPEKHWKFSASDVRERAFWDDYMDAYEEVFNQTSTKWAPWYIIPADRKWFTRLAVANIICTKLEELNLKYPTVSDEHKQQLLEAKRILEQED; this is translated from the coding sequence ATGAATCATGATGCTTTTATTGTTCCACCAGGTTCAAAGATTTCTCTGAAAAAAAACTATGACCCAGGTTATAAAACTGATTTTCATGTAAAAACTGATGCTGTAATGAAATTACAGGCAGATATTGAACGATTAGCAAATTACCAAAATATTCTCTATGCTCAAAACACCTATGCATTGTTAATTATTTTTCAGGCAATGGATGCTGCTGGTAAAGACAGCACAATTAAACATGTGATGTCTGGTGTGAACCCCCAAGGATTTCAGGTGTTTAGTTTCAAGCAACCTAGTGCAGAAGAATTAGACCATGACTACTTATGGCGAGCGACAAAGGCTTTGCCAGAAAGAGGACGAATTGGTATATTCAACCGTTCATATTATGAAGAAGTTTTAGTGGTTCGTGTCCATCCAGAAATGCTGAAAAAGCAACAGCTACCGAAATTTCCTTCAGGAAATCAAATATGGAAGCAGCGCTTTCAAGAAATTAACAACTTGGAAAAATATTTAGTAGAGAATGGTGTAATTATTCTGAAGTTTTTTCTGAATGTCTCCAAATCAGAGCAGAAAAAGCGCTTTTTACAAAGGATTGAATCGCCGGAAAAACATTGGAAATTTTCAGCTAGTGATGTCCGGGAAAGAGCTTTTTGGGATGATTATATGGATGCTTATGAAGAAGTTTTCAACCAAACCAGCACAAAATGGGCACCGTGGTATATTATTCCTGCCGATCGCAAATGGTTTACACGCCTAGCAGTTGCCAATATCATCTGCACAAAACTAGAAGAACTAAATCTGAAATATCCGACAGTTAGTGACGAACACAAACAGCAACTTTTGGAGGCAAAACGCATTTTGGAACAAGAAGATTAA